A region of Hymenobacter sp. J193 DNA encodes the following proteins:
- a CDS encoding multicopper oxidase domain-containing protein: MLRYVWSFDNKTLSEADKIPIRKGENVRMTFTNTTMMRHPLHLHGHFFRLVNAQGAYSPMKHTFDIQSMGKVTIEFDANEEQDWFFHCHILYHMMAGMARIVSYEGTPQNQYARTDYKELKKEDNRPYLWADLMAHSQGAFLETTLSNNRNALEFEGRANYQGNFETETHLLRYLDNRQFLAAFVGFDYRNNRTLLAEGERNTKNNRRVFDVGLYYLLPLLVRSELRLDSNGKVRLQLERTDLPLSNNFFADLLVNTDREYNVAFRYMVSKYVSLSTNYDSDYKWGAGLTLHY; encoded by the coding sequence ATGCTGCGCTACGTGTGGTCGTTCGACAACAAGACCCTGTCCGAGGCCGACAAAATTCCCATCCGCAAGGGCGAGAACGTGCGCATGACGTTCACCAACACCACCATGATGCGCCACCCCCTGCACCTGCACGGGCACTTTTTCCGGCTCGTCAACGCCCAGGGCGCCTACTCGCCGATGAAGCACACCTTCGACATTCAGTCCATGGGCAAGGTCACCATCGAGTTCGACGCCAACGAGGAGCAGGACTGGTTTTTCCACTGCCACATCCTCTACCACATGATGGCCGGCATGGCCCGCATCGTGAGCTACGAAGGCACCCCGCAGAACCAGTACGCCCGCACCGACTACAAGGAGCTGAAAAAGGAAGACAACCGGCCCTACCTCTGGGCCGACCTGATGGCGCACTCGCAGGGCGCTTTTCTAGAGACCACCCTTTCCAATAACCGCAACGCGCTGGAATTCGAGGGCCGGGCGAACTACCAGGGCAACTTCGAGACCGAAACCCACCTGCTGCGCTACCTCGACAACCGGCAGTTTCTCGCCGCCTTCGTCGGCTTCGATTACCGCAACAACCGCACGCTGCTGGCGGAAGGGGAGCGGAACACCAAAAACAACCGGCGCGTCTTCGACGTGGGCCTGTACTACCTGCTGCCGCTGCTGGTGCGCTCGGAGCTGCGCCTGGACAGCAACGGCAAGGTGCGCCTGCAGCTGGAGCGCACCGACCTGCCCCTGAGCAACAACTTCTTTGCCGATTTGCTGGTGAACACGGACCGGGAGTACAACGTCGCCTTCCGCTACATGGTCAGCAAGTACGTGTCGCTGAGCACCAACTACGACAGCGACTACAAGTGGGGAGCTGGCCTGACCCTCCACTATTAA